The following coding sequences lie in one Epinephelus moara isolate mb chromosome 17, YSFRI_EMoa_1.0, whole genome shotgun sequence genomic window:
- the LOC126403887 gene encoding LOW QUALITY PROTEIN: SMH class II histocompatibility antigen, beta-1 chain-like (The sequence of the model RefSeq protein was modified relative to this genomic sequence to represent the inferred CDS: inserted 1 base in 1 codon), with the protein MVLAGLHHQSFLTESLPYVRLHSVTPPGGKHQTMFVCSVFDFYPKYIRVSWLRDGKEVTSDVSSTDEMADGDWYYQIHIHLEYTPRSGEKISCXGEHASLREPLVTDWDPSMSEIERNKIAIGTSGLILGLIVFLAGFIDYKRKARGRTLVPSN; encoded by the exons ATGGTCCTTGCTG GTTTACATCACCAAAGCTTTCTGACAGaatcact GCCCTATGTCAGACTTCACTCTGTGACGCCCCCTGGTGGTAAACATCAGACCATGTTTGTCTGCAGCGTCTTTGACTTCTATCCCAAGTACATCAGAGTGAGCTGGCTCAGAGACGGAAAGGAAGTCACCTCTGATGTCTCGTCCACTGATGAGATGGCAGACGGTGATTGGTACTACCAGATCCACATTCACCTGGAGTACACGCCCAG GTCTGGAGAGAAGATCTCCT GTGGTGAACATGCCAGCCTGAGAGAACCTCTGGTTACTGACTGGG ACCCATCCATGTCTGAGATTGAGAGAAACAAGATTGCCATTGGAACCTCCGGACTGATCCTGGGTTTGATCGTATTTCTGGCTGGATTCATTGACTACAAGAGGAAGGCCAGAG GAAGGACACTAGTTCCCAGTAACTGA
- the LOC126404321 gene encoding SLIT and NTRK-like protein 4 isoform X3, with amino-acid sequence MQLFLILLSLLSSHITKVTGWAGCTRDRDRDYRTRENCTALGFSNVPAGFDPTTKVMLFTNNLFSSLSWSSFQIFTAIYEIDLSGNKIPQVTSSVTPILPTLSVLRLGSNRLTSLSDGSFTACPALTELYLDNNVLDSLSDHTFSGLSKLEILDLSSNRIKVLPKLMLHPLPAIETLSLESNKIMVMPDDWFSKKEEVPYLFLSANPWACSCPLGYLRRYLDNYEFNVYTREGPIIQSDPESLVCDSPQWLKDKPVVTLEESDLCSPAPEPNPAGDSDKQTVHTDTVAPAVPDTTPLIPTTFPPVPATTSSFPTTVPTSTAAVPLNGSHTLAPHPTVRPSTEMTGTICAIRCGGVFCFWLCAGCLLLCVASVAFILVILVWLVGWCKRDYNLPNEAVARRGGGGKVVMLSTYSRREEKEGHEEE; translated from the exons ATGCagctcttcctcatcctcctctccctcctgtccTCCCACATTACCAAAGTTACAGGGTGGGCTGGCTGCaccagggacagggacagggactaCCGGACGAGGGAGAACTGCACAGCGCTCGGCTTCAGCAACGTCCCAGCGGGATTTGACCCCACGACCAAG GTTATGTTGTTTACCAACAACCTGTTCTCCAGTCTGTCCTGGTCCTCCTTCCAGATCTTCACAGCCATCTATGAGATCGACCTTTCAGGCAACAAG ATTCCACAGGTGACCTCCAGTGTTACTCCGATCTTGCCCACCCTCAGTGTTCTCCGGCTGGGTTCAAACCGCCTGACGTCCCTCTCTGACGGCTCCTTCACCGCCTGTCCTGCTCTAACTGAGCTCTACCTGGACAACAATGTGTTGGACTCTCTGAGTGACCACACCTTCTCTGGACTCAGCAAGCTGGAG ATCCTGGACTTGTCATCCAATCGTATCAAGGTGCTTCCCAAGCTCATGCTCCACCCACTCCCTGCCATAGAGACCCTCTCCCTGGAGAGCAACAAG ATCATGGTGATGCCAGATGATTGGTTCAGCAAGAAGGAGGAAGTGCCGTACCTCTTCCTCTCAGCCAATCCCTGGGCCTGCTCCTGTCCCCTTGGTTATTTGCGCAGATACCTAGACAACTATGAATTCAACGTCTACACCCGAGAAGGCCCAATCATCCAGAGCGACCCAGAGAGTTTG GTGTGTGACTCTCCACAGTGGCTTAAGGATAAACCTGTAGTGACACTGGAGGAATCTGACCTGTGTTCACCTGCGCCTGAACCAAATCCAGCCGGAGACAGTGACAAGCAAACTGTCCATACAGATACTGTCGCTCCTGCTGTTCCAGATACTACACCTCTTATTCCTACGACGTTTCCTCCTGTTCCAGCTACTACCTCCTCTTTTCCTACTACTGTTCCTACGTCTACTGCTGCTGTGCCGTTGAACGGGTCCCATACCTTGGCTCCTCATCCTACTGTCAGACCCTCAACTGAAATGACTGGTACAATTTGTGCCATCAGATGTGGGggggtgttttgtttttggctttgCGCAGGGTGCCTGCTGCTGTGCGTGGCATCTGTGGCATTCATATTGGTAATTCTTGTGTGGCTGGTCGGCTGGTGCAAGAGGGATTACAATCTCCCAAATGAGGCAGTGGCAAGGAGGGGAGGTGGTGGCAAGGTTGTGATGCTGTCAACATACAGCAGgagggaagagaaggagggGCATGAGGAGGAGTGA
- the LOC126404321 gene encoding SLIT and NTRK-like protein 4 isoform X1, whose translation MQLFLILLSLLSSHITKVTGWAGCTRDRDRDYRTRENCTALGFSNVPAGFDPTTKVMLFTNNLFSSLSWSSFQIFTAIYEIDLSGNKIPQVTSSVTPILPTLSVLRLGSNRLTSLSDGSFTACPALTELYLDNNVVDSLSDHTFSGLSKLEILDLSSNRIKVLPKLMLHPLPAIETLSLESNKIMVMPDDWFSKKEEVPYLFLSANPWACSCPLGYLRRYLDNYEFNVYTREGPIIQSDPESLVCDSPQWLKDKPVVTLEESDLCSPAPEPNPAGDSDKQTVHTDTVAPAVPDTTPLIPTTFPPVPATTSSFPTTVPTSTAAVPLNGSHTLAPHPTVRPSTEMTGTICAIRCGGVFCFWLCAGCLLLCVASVAFILVILVWLVGWCKRDYNLPNEAVARRGGGGKVVMLSTYSRREEKEGHEEE comes from the exons ATGCagctcttcctcatcctcctctccctcctgtccTCCCACATTACCAAAGTTACAGGGTGGGCTGGCTGCaccagggacagggacagggactaCCGGACGAGGGAGAACTGCACAGCGCTCGGCTTCAGCAACGTCCCAGCGGGATTTGACCCCACGACCAAG GTTATGTTGTTTACCAACAACCTGTTCTCCAGTCTGTCCTGGTCCTCCTTCCAGATCTTCACAGCCATCTATGAGATCGACCTTTCAGGCAACAAG ATTCCACAGGTGACCTCCAGTGTTACTCCAATCTTGCCCACCCTCAGTGTTCTCCGGCTGGGTTCGAACCGCCTGACGTCCCTCTCTGACGGCTCCTTCACCGCCTGTCCTGCTCTAACTGAACTCTACCTGGACAACAACGTCGTGGACTCTCTGAGTGACCACACCTTCTCTGGACTCAGCAAGCTGGAG ATCCTGGACTTGTCATCCAATCGTATCAAGGTGCTTCCCAAGCTCATGCTCCACCCACTCCCTGCCATAGAGACCCTCTCCCTGGAGAGCAACAAG ATCATGGTGATGCCAGATGATTGGTTCAGCAAGAAGGAGGAAGTGCCGTACCTCTTCCTCTCAGCCAATCCCTGGGCCTGCTCCTGTCCCCTTGGTTATTTGCGCAGATACCTAGACAACTATGAATTCAACGTCTACACCCGAGAAGGCCCAATCATCCAGAGCGACCCAGAGAGTTTG GTGTGTGACTCTCCACAGTGGCTTAAGGATAAACCTGTAGTGACACTGGAGGAATCTGACCTGTGTTCACCTGCGCCTGAACCAAATCCAGCCGGAGACAGTGACAAGCAAACTGTCCATACAGATACTGTCGCTCCTGCTGTTCCAGATACTACACCTCTTATTCCTACGACGTTTCCTCCTGTTCCAGCTACTACCTCCTCTTTTCCTACTACTGTTCCTACGTCTACTGCTGCTGTGCCGTTGAACGGGTCCCATACCTTGGCTCCTCATCCTACTGTCAGACCCTCAACTGAAATGACTGGTACAATTTGTGCCATCAGATGTGGGggggtgttttgtttttggctttgCGCAGGGTGCCTGCTGCTGTGCGTGGCATCTGTGGCATTCATATTGGTAATTCTTGTGTGGCTGGTCGGCTGGTGCAAGAGGGATTACAATCTCCCAAATGAGGCAGTGGCAAGGAGGGGAGGTGGTGGCAAGGTTGTGATGCTGTCAACATACAGCAGgagggaagagaaggagggGCATGAGGAGGAGTGA